In the genome of Palaemon carinicauda isolate YSFRI2023 chromosome 13, ASM3689809v2, whole genome shotgun sequence, one region contains:
- the LOC137651806 gene encoding uncharacterized protein, with protein MGPLLFKRSKLGPLFFKMVKWDCYSSKGPNWNPYSLKGPNWDPYSSKGPNWDPYSSKGPNWNPYSSKGPNWNPYSSKGPNWNPYSSKGPNWNPYSLKGPNWDPYSSKGPNWDPYSSKGPNWNPYSSKGPNWNPYSLKGPNWDPYSSKGPNWDPYSSKGPNWNPYSSKGPNWNPYSSKGPNWNPYSSKGPNWNPYSSKGPNWDPYSSKGPNWDPYSSKGPNWDPYSSKGPNWNPYSSKGPNWDPYSSKGPNWDPYSSKGPNWNPYSSKGPNWNPYSSKGPNWNPYSSKGPNWNPYSSKGPNWNPYSSKGPNWDPYSSKGPNWDPYSSKGPNWNPYSSKGPNWNPYSSKGPNWNPYSSKGPNWNPYSSKGPNWDPYSSKGPNWDPYSSKGPNWNPYSSKGPNWDPYSSKGPNWDPYSSKGPNWDPYSSKGPNWNPYSSKGPNWNPYSSKGPNWNPYSSKGPNWNPYSSKGPNWDSYSSNGPNWDLYSLKWLKDTTCISSVFAEDTTCISSVLTEDTTCISSVFA; from the exons ATGGGACCCCTACTcttcaaaaggtccaaactgggACCTCTATTCTTTAAAATGGTTAAGTGGGACTGCTATTCTTCAAAAGGTCCTAACTGGAACCCCTATTCTTTAAAAGGTCCAAACTGGGACCCCTATTCTTCAAAGGGTCCTAACTGGGACCCCTATTCTTCAAAGGGTCCTAACTGGAACCCCTATTCTTCAAAGGGTCCTAACTGGAACCCCTATTCTTCAAAGGGTCCTAACTGGAACCCCTATTCTTCAAAGGGTCCTAACTGGAACCCCTATTCTTTAAAAGGTCCAAACTGGGACCCCTATTCTTCAAAGGGTCCTAACTGGGACCCCTATTCTTCAAAGGGTCCTAACTGGAACCCCTATTCTTCAAAGGGTCCTAACTGGAACCCCTATTCTTTAAAAGGTCCAAACTGGGACCCCTATTCTTCAAAGGGTCCTAACTGGGACCCCTATTCTTCAAAGGGTCCTAACTGGAACCCCTATTCTTCAAAGGGTCCTAACTGGAACCCCTATTCTTCAAAGGGTCCTAACTGgaacccctattcttcaaaaggtcctAACTGGAACCCCTATTCTTCAAAGGGTCCTAACTGGGACCCCTATTCTTCAAAGGGTCCTAACTGGGACCCCTATTCTTCAAAGGGTCCTAACTGGGACCCCTATTCTTCAAAGGGTCCTAACTGgaacccctattcttcaaaaggtccaaactgggACCCCTATTCTTCAAAGGGTCCTAACTGGGACCCCTATTCTTCAAAGGGTCCTAACTGGAACCCCTATTCTTCAAAGGGTCCTAACTGGAACCCCTATTCTTCTAAGGGTCCTAACTGGAACCCCTATTCTTCTAAGGGTCCTAACTGgaacccctattcttcaaaaggtccaaactggAACCCCTATTCTTCAAAGGGTCCTAACTGGGACCCCTATTCTTCAAAGGGTCCTAACTGGGACCCCTATTCTTCAAAGGGTCCTAACTGGAACCCCTATTCTTCAAAGGGTCCTAACTGGAACCCCTATTCTTCTAAGGGTCCTAACTGgaacccctattcttcaaaaggtccaaactggAACCCCTATTCTTCAAAGGGTCCTAACTGGGACCCCTATTCTTCAAAGGGTCCTAACTGGGACCCCTATTCTTCAAAGGGTCCTAACTGgaacccctattcttcaaaaggtccaaactgggACCCCTATTCTTCAAAGGGTCCTAACTGGGACCCCTATTCTTCAAAGGGTCCTAACTGGGACCCCTATTCTTCAAAGGGTCCTAACTGGAACCCCTATTCTTCAAAGGGTCCTAACTGGAACCCCTATTCTTCTAAGGGTCCTAACTGgaacccctattcttcaaaaggtccaaactggaacccctattcttcaaaaggtccaaactgggACTCCTATTCTTCAAATGGTCCAAACTGGGACCTCTATTCTTTAAAATGGTTAA AGGATACAACTTGCATTAGTTCTGTATTTGCAGAGGATACAACTTGCATTAGTTCTGTATTGACAGAGGATACAACTTGCATTAGTTCTGTATTTGCATAG